In Aegilops tauschii subsp. strangulata cultivar AL8/78 chromosome 3, Aet v6.0, whole genome shotgun sequence, one genomic interval encodes:
- the LOC109743709 gene encoding uncharacterized protein: protein MVFYFKARPDAGDYTIYMGADKNENEELIKYGLPEDVWFHVDKVSSAHVYLRLKKGDSIDTISEGLLEDCAQLVKAHSIQGNKMNNVEVVYTPWSNLKKATSMDVGQVGFHNHRLVHVLTVEKRVNEILNRLNKTRVERRPDLKAEKDASNAAEKAERKMQLKDKKRREEMERVVKERQAEIRSYKGLMVAEKMTSNRQIASAGKSIQEMEDEFV, encoded by the exons ATGGTGTTCTACTTCAAGGCGCGGCCGGACGCCGGCGATTACACCATCTACATGGGCGCCGACAAGAACGAGAACGAGGAGCTCATCAAGTACGGCCTCCCCGAGGACGTCTG GTTCCATGTGGACAAGGTGTCGTCGGCGCACGTCTACCTGAGGCTCAAGAAAGGCGACTCCATAGACACCATCAGCGAAGGACTCCTGGAGGATTGCGCGCAGCTCGTAAAAGCGCATTCCATTCAAG GAAACAAGATGAACAATGTCGAGGTGGTCTACACGCCATGGTCTAATCTCAAGAAGGCGACATCCATGGATGTCGGCCAAGTTGGCTTCCACAACCATCGCCTG GTGCATGTTTTGACAGTGGAGAAGCGTGTCAATGAGATCCTCAACAGGTTGAATAAGACCAGGGTCGAGCGCCGACCAGATCTCAAAG CCGAGAAAGATGCATCAAATGCAGCGGAGAAGGCCGAGAGGAAGATGCAGCTGAAAGACAAG AAGCGCAGGGAGGAGATGGAGAGGGTGGTGAAGGAGCGGCAGGCCGAGATACGGAGCTACAAGGGCCTCATGGTCGCCGAGAAGATGACCTCCAACCGCCAGATCGCCTCGGCCGGCAAGTCCATACAGGAAATGGAGGACGAGTTCGTCTAG